A window from Solanum stenotomum isolate F172 chromosome 5, ASM1918654v1, whole genome shotgun sequence encodes these proteins:
- the LOC125863774 gene encoding uncharacterized protein LOC125863774, producing the protein MNGGASSKSIVVWVHPFGSFTMDDDCFKEMGELREWMNEGRIPRNKDRDIYVALFAERFICGSNVVDNQCDVNTHRIKFGSLLWKYGKMKLEKHITSESESSGLMKIMDRVKRYNN; encoded by the exons ATGAATGGAGGAGCCTCTTCCAAGAGTATTGTAGTTTGGGTTCATCCTTTTGGAAGTTTTACTATGGATGATGATTGTTTTAAGGAGATGGGTGAATTGAGAGAATGGATGAATGAAGGCCGCATACCACGCAACAA GGATCGTGACATTTATGTTGCACTGTTTGCGGAAAGATTCATATGTGGTAGTAATGTGGTTGACAATCAATGTGATGTCAATACACATCGCATCAAGTTTGGCTCGTTGTTGTGGAAGTATGGCAAGATGAAACTAGAGAAACATATTACTAGTGAATCTGAATCGTCGGGACTAATGAAAATAATGGATCGTGTAAAGCGTTATAATAATTAG